One genomic region from Prionailurus bengalensis isolate Pbe53 chromosome C1, Fcat_Pben_1.1_paternal_pri, whole genome shotgun sequence encodes:
- the PLEKHB2 gene encoding pleckstrin homology domain-containing family B member 2 isoform X1, with protein sequence MAFVKSGWLLRQSTILKRWKKNWFDLWSDGHLIYYDDQTRQSVEDKVHMPVDCINIRMGHECRDIQPPDGKSKDCMLQIVCRDGKTISLCAESTDDCLAWKFTLQDSRTNTAYVGSEVLYDETAVASSPPPYTAYAAPTPEQAYGYGPYSGAYPPGTQVVYAASGQAYAVPYQYPYAGLYGQQPANQIIIRERYRDSDSDLALGMLAGAATGMALGSLFWVF encoded by the exons ATGGCGTTTGTGAAGAGTGGCTGGTTGCTGCGACAGA gtACTATTTTGAAGCGTTGGAAGAAGAATTGGTTTGACCTGTGGTCAGATGGTCACCTGATCTATTATGATGACCAAACTCGGCAGAGTGTTGAGGATAAGGTCCACATGCCGGTGGACTGCATCAACATCCGCATGGGGCACGAGTGTCGGG ATATTCAGCCTCCAGATGGGAAGTCAAAAGACTGTATGCTGCAGATTGTTTGCCGAGATGGGAAAACTATCAGTCTTTGTGCAGAAAGCACAGATGATTGTTT ggcCTGGAAATTTACACTGCAGGATTCCAGGACAAACACA GCTTATGTTGGCTCAGAAGTCCTGTATGATGAGACAGCTGtggcttcttcccctcctccttacACAGCCTATGCTGCACCAACCCCTGAG CAGGCATATGGCTATGGTCCATACAGTGGTGCGTACCCTCCAGGAACTCAAGTTGTCTATGCTGCAAGTGGACAGGCTTATGCTGTACCCTACCAGTACCCGTATGCAG gACTTTATGGACAACAGCCTGCCAACCAGATCATCATTCGGGAGCGGTATCGAGACAGCGACAGTGATCTGGCACTGGGCATGCTGGCTGGAGCAGCCACCGGCATGGCCTTAGGGTCTCTGTTCTGGGTCTTCTAG
- the PLEKHB2 gene encoding pleckstrin homology domain-containing family B member 2 isoform X2, with translation MAFVKSGWLLRQSTILKRWKKNWFDLWSDGHLIYYDDQTRQSVEDKVHMPVDCINIRMGHECRDIQPPDGKSKDCMLQIVCRDGKTISLCAESTDDCLAWKFTLQDSRTNTAYVGSEVLYDETAVASSPPPYTAYAAPTPEAYGYGPYSGAYPPGTQVVYAASGQAYAVPYQYPYAGLYGQQPANQIIIRERYRDSDSDLALGMLAGAATGMALGSLFWVF, from the exons ATGGCGTTTGTGAAGAGTGGCTGGTTGCTGCGACAGA gtACTATTTTGAAGCGTTGGAAGAAGAATTGGTTTGACCTGTGGTCAGATGGTCACCTGATCTATTATGATGACCAAACTCGGCAGAGTGTTGAGGATAAGGTCCACATGCCGGTGGACTGCATCAACATCCGCATGGGGCACGAGTGTCGGG ATATTCAGCCTCCAGATGGGAAGTCAAAAGACTGTATGCTGCAGATTGTTTGCCGAGATGGGAAAACTATCAGTCTTTGTGCAGAAAGCACAGATGATTGTTT ggcCTGGAAATTTACACTGCAGGATTCCAGGACAAACACA GCTTATGTTGGCTCAGAAGTCCTGTATGATGAGACAGCTGtggcttcttcccctcctccttacACAGCCTATGCTGCACCAACCCCTGAG GCATATGGCTATGGTCCATACAGTGGTGCGTACCCTCCAGGAACTCAAGTTGTCTATGCTGCAAGTGGACAGGCTTATGCTGTACCCTACCAGTACCCGTATGCAG gACTTTATGGACAACAGCCTGCCAACCAGATCATCATTCGGGAGCGGTATCGAGACAGCGACAGTGATCTGGCACTGGGCATGCTGGCTGGAGCAGCCACCGGCATGGCCTTAGGGTCTCTGTTCTGGGTCTTCTAG
- the PLEKHB2 gene encoding pleckstrin homology domain-containing family B member 2 isoform X3, with amino-acid sequence MMTKLGRVLRIRSTCRWTASTSAWGTSVGIFSLQMGSQKTVCCRLFAEMGKLSVFVQKAQMIVWPGNLHCRIPGQTQLMLAQKSCMMRQLWLLPLLLTQPMLHQPLSRHMAMVHTVVRTLQELKLSMLQVDRLMLYPTSTRMQDFMDNSLPTRSSFGSGIETATVIWHWACWLEQPPAWP; translated from the exons ATGATGACCAAACTCGGCAGAGTGTTGAGGATAAGGTCCACATGCCGGTGGACTGCATCAACATCCGCATGGGGCACGAGTGTCGGG ATATTCAGCCTCCAGATGGGAAGTCAAAAGACTGTATGCTGCAGATTGTTTGCCGAGATGGGAAAACTATCAGTCTTTGTGCAGAAAGCACAGATGATTGTTT ggcCTGGAAATTTACACTGCAGGATTCCAGGACAAACACA GCTTATGTTGGCTCAGAAGTCCTGTATGATGAGACAGCTGtggcttcttcccctcctccttacACAGCCTATGCTGCACCAACCCCTGAG CAGGCATATGGCTATGGTCCATACAGTGGTGCGTACCCTCCAGGAACTCAAGTTGTCTATGCTGCAAGTGGACAGGCTTATGCTGTACCCTACCAGTACCCGTATGCAG gACTTTATGGACAACAGCCTGCCAACCAGATCATCATTCGGGAGCGGTATCGAGACAGCGACAGTGATCTGGCACTGGGCATGCTGGCTGGAGCAGCCACCGGCATGGCCTTAG